A DNA window from Chryseobacterium scophthalmum contains the following coding sequences:
- a CDS encoding energy transducer TonB has product MKNLTLIIIIILNRFVFGQNIPVPPAMPSIPKTIENIHVTTVCPDYPDHEAYFPNGTETFIKKLENAVLLDSVKTKNGENTLKAILNFIVERDGSIAEIEVIGSDMNFNTVVKKSMKQINGKWIPAKLNGNFVRSKLQIPITINLK; this is encoded by the coding sequence TAATCTTAAACAGGTTTGTTTTCGGGCAAAATATTCCCGTACCTCCCGCAATGCCATCAATACCGAAAACAATAGAGAATATTCATGTAACTACAGTATGTCCCGATTATCCTGATCACGAAGCCTATTTTCCTAATGGCACAGAAACTTTTATTAAAAAGCTAGAAAATGCAGTATTATTAGACTCTGTAAAAACTAAGAATGGAGAAAACACTCTTAAAGCGATTCTTAATTTTATTGTCGAACGAGATGGGAGCATCGCAGAGATTGAAGTTATCGGTTCTGATATGAATTTTAATACAGTTGTAAAAAAATCTATGAAACAGATCAATGGCAAATGGATTCCTGCAAAACTTAATGGAAATTTTGTAAGAAGTAAACTTCAAATTCCTATTACTATAAATTTAAAATAA
- the mutS gene encoding DNA mismatch repair protein MutS: MAKATKKETPLMTQYNTIKARYPDALLLFRVGDFYETFGQDAVRTSQILGIVLTKRANGEGHIELAGFPHHSVDSYLPKLVRAGIRVAICDQLEDPKTVKGIVKRGVTELVTPGVTFNDQVLSSKKNNFLLSLHKEKEKYGIALVDVSTGEFLVSEGNLDKILHIINTFDPSEIIYQRSVQIPDQLKNRNVFKLEDWAYQYNFAYEKLTNQFKTNSLKGFGVEGLPLAITAAGAIFAYLVEDTHHKLLAHITKIQIIPQEDYLMMDHFTLRNLEIVYPSNPKGKSLLDIIDKTSTPMGGRLLRRRIILPLKSVEEIGRRLSLIDFLNENDQLKYEISQLLRAISDLDRLMGKLAAEKISPKELGYLRQSLINIQKIKGLLHPHADILAWLEPLNSLDELIELLENHLNEELPVNLAKGNVIKQNISEELDHLRGLQNKGRGFLDEMCQREVERTGITSLKIDFNNVFGYFIEVRNTHKDKVPNDWIRKQTLVNAERYITEELKEYESQILGAEEKISVLENQLYRKVCSDTMIYIDRIQENSNIIAQLDVAVGFSELAVSESYTKPVLNDGFGIDLKEARHPIIENALPLGEKYIPNDIFLDKDSQQIIMVTGPNMAGKSAILRQTAIVCLMAQIGSFVPAKHAEIGLLDKIFTRVGASDNISAGESTFMVEMNEAANILNNISERSLILLDEIGRGTSTYDGVSIAWAIAEYLHQHPTQAKTLFATHYHELNEMTVNFERVKNFHVSIQENKGNIIFLRKLVPGGSEHSFGIHVAKLAGMPAKVVNRANEILKTLEASRSQSGSSESIKKVTDENMQLSFFQLDDPVLENIREELTKIDINTLTPIEALMKLNSIKKMIGK; this comes from the coding sequence ATGGCAAAGGCGACGAAGAAAGAAACCCCGTTAATGACGCAGTACAATACCATCAAGGCGAGATATCCTGATGCACTTTTACTTTTCAGAGTGGGAGATTTCTATGAAACTTTTGGACAGGATGCCGTTCGAACTTCTCAAATTTTAGGCATTGTTCTTACCAAAAGAGCCAACGGAGAAGGTCATATCGAATTGGCTGGTTTTCCGCACCATTCGGTAGATTCTTATTTGCCAAAATTGGTAAGAGCAGGAATTCGTGTTGCGATTTGCGACCAGTTGGAAGATCCAAAAACCGTCAAAGGAATTGTAAAACGTGGCGTAACAGAATTGGTTACACCAGGTGTGACGTTCAATGATCAGGTTTTAAGTTCAAAAAAGAATAATTTCCTGCTTTCACTACATAAAGAAAAAGAAAAATATGGAATTGCTTTGGTTGATGTTTCCACCGGAGAATTTTTGGTGAGTGAAGGGAATTTAGATAAGATTTTACACATCATCAATACGTTTGATCCGAGTGAAATTATTTATCAAAGAAGTGTACAGATCCCAGATCAGCTGAAAAATAGGAATGTTTTTAAATTGGAAGATTGGGCATATCAATACAATTTTGCCTACGAAAAATTAACAAATCAGTTTAAAACCAATTCATTAAAAGGTTTTGGAGTAGAGGGGCTTCCTCTCGCAATTACTGCAGCAGGAGCTATTTTTGCTTATCTGGTTGAAGATACGCACCACAAATTATTGGCGCACATTACCAAGATTCAGATCATTCCGCAGGAAGATTATCTGATGATGGATCATTTTACGCTGAGAAATCTTGAAATCGTTTATCCGAGTAATCCGAAAGGAAAATCTCTTCTGGATATTATCGATAAAACTTCCACACCAATGGGCGGAAGATTATTGAGAAGAAGAATTATTCTTCCTTTAAAATCTGTCGAAGAAATTGGAAGACGACTTTCTCTGATTGATTTTTTAAACGAAAATGATCAATTGAAATATGAAATTTCGCAATTATTGCGTGCGATTTCAGATCTGGATCGATTGATGGGAAAACTAGCGGCAGAAAAAATTTCACCTAAAGAATTGGGTTATCTGCGTCAAAGTTTGATTAATATTCAGAAAATTAAAGGATTACTTCATCCTCATGCTGATATTTTAGCTTGGCTGGAACCTTTAAATTCATTAGATGAATTGATTGAATTGCTTGAGAATCATTTAAATGAAGAACTTCCGGTAAACCTTGCGAAAGGAAATGTAATTAAGCAGAATATTTCTGAAGAGCTCGATCATTTGAGAGGTCTTCAAAATAAAGGTCGTGGTTTTCTTGACGAAATGTGTCAACGTGAAGTGGAGCGCACCGGAATTACCAGTCTGAAAATTGATTTTAATAATGTTTTCGGGTATTTTATTGAAGTAAGAAATACCCATAAAGATAAAGTTCCGAATGATTGGATCAGAAAACAAACGCTTGTAAATGCTGAAAGATACATCACTGAAGAACTGAAAGAATATGAAAGCCAGATCTTGGGTGCTGAAGAAAAAATCAGCGTTCTTGAAAATCAGCTGTACCGAAAAGTCTGTTCAGACACGATGATTTACATCGACAGAATTCAGGAAAATTCAAATATCATTGCACAGCTTGATGTTGCAGTAGGTTTCTCTGAATTAGCGGTTTCTGAAAGCTATACAAAACCTGTTTTGAACGATGGTTTTGGGATTGATTTAAAAGAAGCAAGGCATCCTATTATTGAAAATGCGCTTCCTTTAGGCGAAAAATATATTCCAAATGATATCTTTTTAGATAAAGATTCTCAACAAATTATTATGGTTACCGGACCCAATATGGCGGGTAAATCGGCAATCCTCCGTCAAACTGCAATTGTTTGTTTGATGGCGCAGATTGGAAGTTTTGTTCCGGCAAAGCATGCAGAAATAGGGCTTTTAGATAAAATTTTTACCAGAGTAGGGGCGAGCGATAATATTTCGGCTGGCGAATCTACTTTTATGGTGGAAATGAATGAAGCTGCGAATATTCTGAATAATATTTCTGAAAGAAGCTTGATTTTATTAGACGAAATTGGGCGTGGTACATCAACGTACGATGGAGTTTCAATTGCATGGGCGATCGCGGAATATCTTCATCAACATCCGACCCAGGCAAAGACTTTATTTGCAACGCATTATCACGAGCTGAATGAAATGACCGTGAATTTTGAGCGTGTGAAAAACTTCCATGTTTCTATTCAGGAAAATAAAGGGAATATCATTTTCCTGAGAAAGTTAGTTCCTGGCGGAAGTGAGCATAGTTTTGGTATTCACGTGGCAAAACTGGCGGGAATGCCCGCAAAAGTAGTTAACAGAGCTAATGAAATTCTGAAAACTCTGGAAGCAAGTCGCTCTCAAAGCGGTTCTTCTGAAAGTATTAAAAAAGTAACTGATGAAAATATGCAGCTTTCGTTCTTTCAGTTAGATGATCCTGTTTTGGAAAATATCAGAGAAGAATTAACGAAGATTGACATCAATACTTTAACGCCGATTGAAGCTTTGATGAAGCTGAATTCTATTAAAAAGATGATTGGAAAGTAA